TCGCGGCGGCCGTGGGCGTGGTCGAGCTGACCGCCGCCGCCAACCGGGTGAACCTGCTGGAGGCGCAGCCCATCCCGATCTTCGTCGGGGCGGGCCTCGCGTACGCCGCGGTCGCCGCCTGCGCCGGGTTCGTGACCGGGCGGCTCGAACGGCGGCTGGCGGTGGCGCGGTGAGCAACCTGCTGTTCGACGAGCCCGGCCCGCGCGCCCGCCGCCGCATCCGCCTCGCCACCGTCGCGGGCGTGCTGGTGCTGCTCGCCCTGGTGGCCCTGGCCGTGCGCCAGTTCGCCGCGAACGGGCAGCTCGCCGCCGAGCGCTGGCAGCCGTACGCGACCTGGCCCATGTGGCGCTACCTGCTCGGCGGGCTGTGGTCCACCGCGCTGGCCGCCGTCGTGTCCGCCGCGATCGCGATGGCGGGCGGAATCGCCCTCGCGCTCGGACGGCTGTCGCGGCGCCGCGCCGTCCGCCTGCCCGCCGCCGCGTACGTCGAGGCCGTGCGGACGATTCCGGCGCTGCTGCTGGTCTACCTCGTGCTGTTCGCGCTGCCGAGGTACGGCCTGGACCTCCCGCTGTTCTGGAAGCTGGTGGCGCCGCTGGCCGTGTCGAACGCCGCGGCGTTCGCCGAGATCTTCCGGGCCGGGATCATGTCCGTGGAGCGGGGGCAGGGGGAGGCCGCCCTCGCACTCGGGCTCACCCACGGGCAGTCGATGCGGCTGGTCGTGCTGCCGCAGGCGGCCCGCCGGGTGCTGCCGTCGATCGTCAGCCAGTCGGTGGGCCTGCTGAAGGACACCTCTCTGGGCTTCGTGGTCAGCTACGCCGAGCTGCTCTACAGCGGCAAGGTCCTGGCCAACTACAACGGCCTGCTCATCCAGACGTACATCGTCGTCGCGCTGGTCTACCTCGTGGTCAACGCGTCGCTGTCCGCGCTCGCCCGTTCCCTCGACCGCTCCGTCGCGGGCAGGGGCGGCCCGCGCAGAAGGAAGATCATCCGTGTCCCTCGCTGAATACGCCCCGCTCGCGGAGGTCGTGCGCTCCGGTTTCGTGGAGAGCGTCCACTTCGGCAGCGCGGTCGCGCTCTCGGCCGGCGGCGAGGTCGCCGTCGCACGCGGCCCGGTGCACGCGCCGGTGCTGCCCCGCTCGTCGGCCAAGCCGTTCCAGGCCCTCGCCTGCCTGCTCGCCGGGGCCCACCTGCAGGGCCCGGCGCTCGCGATCGCCGCGGGCAGCCACACGGGCGAGGACTTCCACGTGCGGCTCGTGGCCGAGATCCTCGGCGACGCCGGGCTCGGCTTCGGCGACCTGCGCTGCCCGCCCGACTGGCCGGAGGACGAGGCCGCCCGGCAGTCCCTGGTCAGGGCGGGCCTCGGCCCGTCGCGTGAGCGGATGAACTGTTCGGGCAAGCACGCCGCGATGCTCGCCGCCGCCGTCGCCGCGGGCGCGCCCACCGCCGGCTACCTCGACCCCGGCCACTTCGTGCAGGAACGGGTCAGGTCGGTGGTGGAGGATCTGTCGGGGGAGAAGGCCGCCCACGTCGCCGTCGACGGATGCGGCGCGCCGCTGTTCGGGATCTCGCTGACCGGCCTGGCCCGCGCCGTACGCGCCATGGCCGTGTCCGCGCCGGGGACGCCGCCGCGCGCGGTCGCCGACGCCATGCGGGCCCACCCCGAGTACGTCGGCGGGACCGGCCACGTGAACACCCGGCTGATGCGGGCGCTGCCCGGCGCGGTGGTGAAGGGCGGCGCCGAGGGGGTGCTGGTCGTGGCGCTCGCCTCCGGGGAGGCGGCGGCCGTCAAGGCGATCGACGGCGGCCCCCGCGCGACGACCGCCGTCGCGCTCGCCGCGCTGCGGGCCGCGGGCGCGGACGTGTCGGCGGCGGCCGAGTTCACGACCGTTCCGGTGCTGGGCGGGGGAGTCCCGGTCGGCGAGATCAGCGCTGTTTTCTGAGGGGCGACGTCCTGATGGGGGAGAGTATGAGCCTGACGTACGAGATCTGCATCGACAGCACGGCCGGGGCGCTGGCCGCCGAGCGCGCGGGCGCGCACCGCGTGGAGTTGTGCGCAGCGCTGTTCGAGGGCGGTCTGACGCCCACCCTCGGCACGGTCGAGGCCACGCTGGCGGCGGTCTCGTCGATCCGGGTCCACGTGATCATCCGGCCCCGCGGCGGCGACTTCGTCTACGACGAGCACGAGGTGGCGGCCATGGTCCGAGACGTGGCGGCGGTGCGCGACGCCGGGGCGCAGGGGGTCGTGATCGGGGCCCTCACCCCGGCGGGGGAGGTGGACACCGAGGTGTCCAAGCGCCTGATCGAGGCGGCCGGAGGTCTGTCGGTCACCTTCCACCGGGCCTTCGACATGACGGCCGACCCGTTCGCCGCGCTGGAGACGCTGGCGGGGCTGGGGATCGACCGGGTGCTCACCTCCGGCCAGGACAGCTCCGCCCTGGAGGGCGCGCCGCTGATCGCCGAACTGGTGGAGCGGGCCGGCGACCGGCTCGTCGTCATGCCCGGCGGCGGCATCACCCCGCGCAACGTGAGCCGGGTGGTGGAGGCGACCGGGGCACGGGAGATCCACTTCGCCGCCCTCGTGGACGAGCCCAGCCCTGCCGTCCACCGCAACCCGTACCCCTTCATGGGCGGCGAGCTGCGCCAGCCCGAGTACGTCCGCAGGGTCACCTCCCCGGCCCTGGTCGCGGAGGTGATCACCGCCGCCCGCGGCTGAAGCCGGGCCGCGGCGCGGTGACCCGCGGGCAGGAGGGGTAGACCCGTGGGCGGGGGGTGAGGCCGATGGCCACACCGGAGCGGAGCCGGCCCCATCCGGGGCCCGAGGAGGGCGTGCGGCACGGCCGGTTGTCCGCCCGCCCGGTGGCCGTCGCACGGGGGGCGTCCCCGCCCGAGCCGGGGGTGCACCGCCTGGACGGGCGCGCCCTGTTCGCCGTGCCGCCCGCCCCGGCGTCCGGGCCGTCCCCGCTCGCCGTCGTGCTGCACGGCGCGGGCGGCACCGCGGAGCAGGCGCTGGAGTGGCTGCTTCCCCAGGCCGGGGATCTCGGCGTGCTGCTGCTCGCGCCGCAGGCCGTCTCCGCCACCTGGGACGTCATCGTCGGCGGGTACGGCGCGGACGTCTCCAGGATCGACGCCGCGCTGGAGGAGGCGTTTTCCCGTGTGGCCGTCGACGTCCGCGCGGTGGCCGTGGCCGGTTTCTCCGACGGCGCCTCCTACGCGCTGTCACTGGGGCTGGCCAACGGCGACCTGTTCCAGACCGTGCTCGCGTTCTCCCCGGGGTTCATGGCGCCGATGATCCGGCACGGCCGTCCCCGGATCTTCGTCTCGCACGGCGCCTCCGACCGGGTGCTGCCGATCGACCGGTGCAGCAGGCGGCTCGTCCCCGAGCTGAGGGAGAGCGGCTACGAGGTGACGTACGAGGAGTTCCGCGGCGGGCACCAGGTGCCGCCGCAGACGGCCGCCGCGGCCGTCCGCTGGTGGATCTCGCAGGCCTGATTCCATGGTTCTTCGCCTGGGTCACAGCACCGGCGACGTCAGCCCGGGGCAGCGGTCCGCTTGAACGGCCACCAGTTTCGCTCGCCGAGCATCACCGCGAGCGCGGGGACGAGCAGGGCCCGGACGAGGAAGGTGTCGGCGAGCAGGCCCAGGGTGACCACGAAGCCGATCTGGAACAGCGCCTCCATCGGAAGCACCATCAAAGTCGCGAAGGTGGCGGCGAGCACGAGGCCGGCGGAGGTGATCACGCCGCCGGTTCGCTCAAGGGCCTCCGTCACCGCACGGCGGGTCTCGTGCTGTCGACGCCGCTCGCTGATCCGGCTGAGGAGAAACACGTTGTAGTCGACGCCCAGAGCGACGAGGAAGATGAACGCGTATATCGGCAGATTCGGGTCTGAGGCCGGCTGGCCCAGGACGTGGGTGAAGATGAGGGAACCGACGCCGAGGGCGAAGCCGAAGGAGAGGATCACGGTCGCGATCACGTAGAGCGGCATCACCACCGCGCGCAGGAGCGCAGCGAGGACGACGAGGATCAGGGCAAGGCTGACCGGGACGATGAGCCTGGTGTCACGGCCGAGTGCCTGGCGGGCATCGTAGTTCTCGGCCACGGTCCCGCCGATCAGGACGGTATGGCCGTCGGCCGCGCGCTCAGCGACCTCGCGCAGCACTGGGACGGCGTCGGTGGACTGCTCGGAGAACGGATCCATCCGCAGGTCCGCATCGAAGATGAGCAAGTCGTTCGCGGACCTTCGCCGGCCTTGCTCCTCCGCACCCGGGGAGTCGCCGTCCGCCCCGGCCGACCTCGCCACCGCGTGCATGCCCGCGACCGGTGTGCGCGTGCCTTCGGTGAGAGCGCTCTGGACCTTCCCGCCCACCTCCTCGGCTACGACGATGCGAAGCGGCGCCGCCCGGCCGGGGATGAAGTGGTCGCGGATCACCTGCTGGCCGCGGACCGAGTCCGGCGCCTCTCGGAAGGACTCGGAGAAGTCGAGCGCCGGACGCGCGCCGATGCCGGCCAGCGCGCCCGCGGCGAGGACGGCGGTGACCGCCGCGGCGATCACTCCCGGGCGTGCGTGAACGAGGCCCGCGACGCGCCCCCAAAACGTGACCGCGGGTGCGGACTCGGGCTCGAGACGCGGAATCGCGGGCCAGAACGCCCGTCGGCCGAGGGCGGTGAGCACCGCGGGCTGGAGCGTCAGGCTGGCACAGACCATGATCGCGACACCGAGGGCGAGGATCGGGCCCATTTCGCGCGTGGCGTTGAAGTCGGCAAGGGCGAGGACCATCATCGCGCCGACGACGATCGCTCCGGCGGAGACGATCGCTGGGGCGGTGCGCCGGGCGGCGGCGACCATCGCCTCCTCGACGTCCCGCGCGCGGCGCAGCTCGTCGCGAAACCGCGCCACGATCAGCAGACAGTAGTCGGTGCCCGCACCGAACATCAGCACGACCAGGATCGAGGTCGTCTGGCCGCTGACCGCGGTGAGGCCGGCGGCGACAAGGCCGTAGGCCAGTCCGGCGGTGACGAGATAGGCGAGGGCGACGACGGCCAGCGGTACCAGGGCGACCAGCGGCGAGCGGTAGGTCACGAGCAGCAGGAGCAGCAGCACGGCGATCGTCACCGCCAGAAGGGTCCCGTTGATCCCTTCGAACGCGGCTTGCCGATCGGCCTCGAAGCCGGCACGGCCGGTCACGAAGGCCCTCAAGCCGCTCGCGTCGCCGGCGGCCGACGGGACCACCTCGCGGATCGCCGCGACCGCCTGCTCGATGTCGGGCGTCGAGTCGTCGGTCATCAGGACCGTGCTCAAGATGACGGTGTCGTCGGGTGAGGTGAGTAGCGAAGCCCCCGGGCTCATGTCGAGCGGATCGGTCTCGCCGCACGCGCGTTGGTACGGGGTGGCGACCATCGTCAAGTTCGGGATCGCGCCGGACCGGCACAGCGCGAGGGCGTCGGCGTCGGCGCGCCGTCCGTCGTCCGCGGTGATCCCACTCTCGCGGAAGTAGGCGATCACCGCCGCCGTCTCGCTGCCGCGCCGGAACCGCTCGTCGACGATCCGCTTGACCGCCGCCGACTCCGATCCCCGGACGAGGAAGGTCTCGCTCTCGTCGGCGGCCCGCTCGCTGAGTTCGGCGTGCAGCGGCACCGCGAGCATCGCGAGCGCAAGCCACACCGCGATCACGACCCACCGTGACCGCCGACCGGCGGCGATCGCGGAAGCCCTGGTGAGAGGTCCCATCGGGCCGCCGGCCTTAGAGCCCACCACCGACCCCTTCTATGTGGCTGACGACGCCCTGCGCGGTGTAGACGTAGATCCTCGCCGGGTCGATCTCTATCGGCACGGGCCGGCTCTTGCCGTCCTCGCGAGAAACGACGATTTCGCAGCTGTGACGGGCCGCCTTCGCACGCGCCTCGGCGAGTTCCAAGCCGAGCAGCTCCGCCGTATCGAAGGCGTTCTCCGCGGGTCTGTACTGGTTGACGCCCCCGTTCTGCCCGCTCTGCACCATCGGGCATCGAAGCGCGGTCAGGTCGCGCCCCCGCGACTTCGACTCCCCGCCATCGTCGCTACATCCCGTCAGAGCCGATGCTCCGAGGGCGATCGAAACTGTGGCCGCAGCGACGCTGAGAAGCCGCCGGTGAACCGTCTGCCCGCTCATAGCGGGGACGCTAACCGACGAAACCGTCTCGTTCAAGAGAACTAACGCCTCTGCCAAACAAAACGACACCGCCTTAGGAGTCGACTTTTTCATTTGCGTGGAGAAAGTCCTTGACACATGGACAAAAGGCGCAGACGCTACGTCTAACCTCAGGCGTCGAACCACATCGCTCCGGCCGCGGGGCTGGTCGCCGCCGCATTGGGAGAGGAAGTGAGTGGTATGCGGAACGCCGCGCTGCCCGCGCGGAGTGTGAGGCGTTCTTTAACCGCCCTGACTGTGGTCGCTCTCGGGGCGATGCTCGCCCCGGCGACCACTGCCCAAGCGAAGAGCACCCACCTGGCGGCCGCTGCCCCGGCGGCGAGCACCGGGCCGGCCAACAGAGGCCTCCTTGCGTCGCTCGCCAAGGAGGAGGACGGCAAGAGGGTCCTCATCTATACCGGCACGACCGGGTACCGGCACGCAGAGGCGATCGACAACGGGCGCCCAGTGGTGCAGGCCGCTCTCAAGGCCGCAGGCTACGAGGTCGACTGGGAGGACTGCGACAACAACGGTGGCGGCGCGAACAACTGCGACAACCCGAACAAGAACCCTCGGATCTTCACCGACGATAACCTGGCCCGATACAACGCGATCCTGTTCCTGAACGCGTCGTGGTCATGGGCCGGCGGCGGACGGCCCGGACCGCTCCTGGACCAGGCCCAGCGCGATGCGTTGATCCGCTTCACCCAGAACCGCGGCGGGATCGCGGCCGTGCACAACATGACCGATGCCGGCGCCGGCGTGTCCGTGTGGGACTGGTGGGACGGCGGGCCGGACAGCGTCATCGGCACGACGATGACAGCCCACTCGAATGGGTCGGCGACCGGCAACGCCGCGACCGTCCAGGTCGCCGACCACAACCACCTCTCCACCAAAGACCTGCCCGACACCTACCAGCTCGCCGACGAGCACTACAACTTCGTCCGCAGCGTCCGGGGCACCCACCACGTGCTCGAGACCTTCGACGAGCGCACCTACAACACCGGCAGCCAGAAGATGGGCCAGGACCACCCCACGACGTGGTGCAAGCTCTACGACGGCGACAGGGTCAAGGACGGCACCGCCACCCCGCGGTCCTACGACGACGGCCGGACCTGGGTGACCTCGCAGGGTCACTTCGGCGTGCGTTACAGCGAGAACGGCGGCGACAACCCGCTGGTCAAGCAGATCGTCGGAGGGGTGCGCTGGGTCGCCGGCGAGGGAAACAAGACCGACTGCTCGGGCACCGTCTGGTCGAACTTCACCCGCACGACCCTGGTCGACAACGCGAACGGCCCGATGGCTCTCGACGTGGCGCCGGACGGCAAGCTCTACTGGACCGAGATCGGCCCCACAACGGGCTACCAGTCCCAGGGCTACGTGAAGATGCACGATCCGAACGGCCCGCCGAACAACTCGACCACGGTCGCGACGATCCCGACGCGCGCCGACCACGGCAACTCCGAGGACGGCGTGCTGGGGATGAGCCTGGAGCCGGGCTTCGACCTATCGAACCCGGATAAGCGCGACATCTACGTCTACTACTCCCCGCGCAACCCCGACTGGCCGACCACGGGCAACCAGCAGACGGTCGGCTACAACCTGATCAGCCGCTTCACGTTGAACGAGGCCGGCACCGCGTTCGAGCCCGCGCCGGCGGGCGGGGCCGGTGACCCGGCACATCCCTACGATGAGCGGGAGATCCTGCGCG
The sequence above is drawn from the Microbispora sp. ZYX-F-249 genome and encodes:
- a CDS encoding copper homeostasis protein CutC — translated: MSLTYEICIDSTAGALAAERAGAHRVELCAALFEGGLTPTLGTVEATLAAVSSIRVHVIIRPRGGDFVYDEHEVAAMVRDVAAVRDAGAQGVVIGALTPAGEVDTEVSKRLIEAAGGLSVTFHRAFDMTADPFAALETLAGLGIDRVLTSGQDSSALEGAPLIAELVERAGDRLVVMPGGGITPRNVSRVVEATGAREIHFAALVDEPSPAVHRNPYPFMGGELRQPEYVRRVTSPALVAEVITAARG
- a CDS encoding asparaginase; this translates as MSLAEYAPLAEVVRSGFVESVHFGSAVALSAGGEVAVARGPVHAPVLPRSSAKPFQALACLLAGAHLQGPALAIAAGSHTGEDFHVRLVAEILGDAGLGFGDLRCPPDWPEDEAARQSLVRAGLGPSRERMNCSGKHAAMLAAAVAAGAPTAGYLDPGHFVQERVRSVVEDLSGEKAAHVAVDGCGAPLFGISLTGLARAVRAMAVSAPGTPPRAVADAMRAHPEYVGGTGHVNTRLMRALPGAVVKGGAEGVLVVALASGEAAAVKAIDGGPRATTAVALAALRAAGADVSAAAEFTTVPVLGGGVPVGEISAVF
- a CDS encoding alpha/beta hydrolase, which encodes MATPERSRPHPGPEEGVRHGRLSARPVAVARGASPPEPGVHRLDGRALFAVPPAPASGPSPLAVVLHGAGGTAEQALEWLLPQAGDLGVLLLAPQAVSATWDVIVGGYGADVSRIDAALEEAFSRVAVDVRAVAVAGFSDGASYALSLGLANGDLFQTVLAFSPGFMAPMIRHGRPRIFVSHGASDRVLPIDRCSRRLVPELRESGYEVTYEEFRGGHQVPPQTAAAAVRWWISQA
- a CDS encoding MMPL family transporter, giving the protein MIAVWLALAMLAVPLHAELSERAADESETFLVRGSESAAVKRIVDERFRRGSETAAVIAYFRESGITADDGRRADADALALCRSGAIPNLTMVATPYQRACGETDPLDMSPGASLLTSPDDTVILSTVLMTDDSTPDIEQAVAAIREVVPSAAGDASGLRAFVTGRAGFEADRQAAFEGINGTLLAVTIAVLLLLLLVTYRSPLVALVPLAVVALAYLVTAGLAYGLVAAGLTAVSGQTTSILVVLMFGAGTDYCLLIVARFRDELRRARDVEEAMVAAARRTAPAIVSAGAIVVGAMMVLALADFNATREMGPILALGVAIMVCASLTLQPAVLTALGRRAFWPAIPRLEPESAPAVTFWGRVAGLVHARPGVIAAAVTAVLAAGALAGIGARPALDFSESFREAPDSVRGQQVIRDHFIPGRAAPLRIVVAEEVGGKVQSALTEGTRTPVAGMHAVARSAGADGDSPGAEEQGRRRSANDLLIFDADLRMDPFSEQSTDAVPVLREVAERAADGHTVLIGGTVAENYDARQALGRDTRLIVPVSLALILVVLAALLRAVVMPLYVIATVILSFGFALGVGSLIFTHVLGQPASDPNLPIYAFIFLVALGVDYNVFLLSRISERRRQHETRRAVTEALERTGGVITSAGLVLAATFATLMVLPMEALFQIGFVVTLGLLADTFLVRALLVPALAVMLGERNWWPFKRTAAPG
- a CDS encoding amino acid ABC transporter permease codes for the protein MSNLLFDEPGPRARRRIRLATVAGVLVLLALVALAVRQFAANGQLAAERWQPYATWPMWRYLLGGLWSTALAAVVSAAIAMAGGIALALGRLSRRRAVRLPAAAYVEAVRTIPALLLVYLVLFALPRYGLDLPLFWKLVAPLAVSNAAAFAEIFRAGIMSVERGQGEAALALGLTHGQSMRLVVLPQAARRVLPSIVSQSVGLLKDTSLGFVVSYAELLYSGKVLANYNGLLIQTYIVVALVYLVVNASLSALARSLDRSVAGRGGPRRRKIIRVPR